The Theobroma cacao cultivar B97-61/B2 chromosome 2, Criollo_cocoa_genome_V2, whole genome shotgun sequence genome includes the window TGCTGCTTTTGGTTGGATTTCGGTCTTGAATTTGCTTGAAACAGAGAGTTTGACTTCTTTTACGCTTatgttttgggttttgattaTGATCACTCTAAACCCTGGATTTGTAATGCGGTTGGTTTCATCAGAtcatatctttcttttttgttttgccttaCTGTTGGATCATGTTCgaagatgaaaaaaattgctttttttttcttttgttgaatCTCTATACAGTTCTTGGGTGATGTTTTTGAAGAGATCATTGGAACAAGATTGGCCTCAAGTTATCAGAGAAATTCAATGTTTGTTGGGTTTTGAAAAGATTGAAGATTTGCTAACTACTTGCTTAGCTGTTTTTGCTGTCTCTTTTCTGTTTGAGATCAAATTTACCATCTGATTTTTTCTTGGTAAACTTCACTTTGAAAAGTTTGCTTTTGTGTAAGCTTTGATTACCAATTTCCGCGGACTTTCTTCAAAATCCTTGATTCTTATTAGCTTTctgatatatattttaaaggGTGGTAGTGTTAACCAATTGTTTCAATACCAATGCTTTCTTCTTTAGGATGTAGTTTGTTGCAGATGTCCTTGTTTGGGATTTTATGTTCGAAGCGGAAAACAAATGACTTGTGGTTGCTTGTCTAGATGTCAGTTTAGTCTTCTCCAGTGTTTTTTTCTTGTGTATACGATTGGCATCATAGTCGTGGATGCTTTCTTTTGTTATAACTTTTGGATATACTAATCTATTATTTGAATTTCTGTTCATAGGAGTATCTTTAACGTGTTTATGCTTCACAAGAGTGCATTTGTGTGTCTTTAATATGTGTATTCTGCACAAGAGTGCTTTAGGTTTGTCTGTCATGTGCCTTCCATTCTCATTCCTATGTTATAATATTGTAGGGAAAATGATCAAGCTATTTAAAGTCAAGGAAAAGCAGAGGGAAATTGCAGAAAATGCCAATGGGAAGGCCCCTGTAAAGAAGCAAAGTGCCGGAGAATTACGCCTTCATAAAGGTTTCATGATTTATACTATCTTTTAATGATGTCATGTTTAGTGATTCTTGGAAACTATTATTACTACCTGAATCAAATTTGGACTTGCTTTAAtatcatttggagttttgaTAACATTGGTTCCTGACACTTTGATTGAACAGAAATACGAACCGCTTTTTTTCTAAGTTAGTTTGTTTCATTATAAGAATTTTGTTGTTGGATGTTTTACTGAATGAAGAAACTTGTATAGCTCATAACTTGAGTTGTTATTCAAGAATGATCTGTAAGACTTTCTTCTTCTAATTGTTCTTAGAACTTATTAATCTGTTACATAAAACACTTagtcatttgaaaatcatacTCCACTAATCCAACTTCAACTAGCGTAAGTTGTCTGTATCCTTTCCTATTCTGATTGTTGGTGTACCTTACTTTGTAGATATCAGCGAACTGAATCTACCAAAAACATGTAGCATTTCATTTCCCAATGGCAAAGATGACTTGATGAACTTCGAAGTTACCATTCGGCCTGATGAAGGTTATTATCTGTAAGTGATCTTATGCACATGACCTCCTTATTTTGTTCAAATGTCAACTGCTATAAGAGCCTTTTTCTCTCAACATAGCCTTCTTTCTTAAAGATATACTTTAATTTGAGATTTCAAAATTGTGTAAGCAGAGGATTGGTATTTTGGACTCAAGAATACTGATGGCTGCTAGTTTAGATAGTAAAATGTTCTCCTGGGAGAAGTTATAGGATAAGTCTATAGCAACCCAGGTGGTTTTTTATCATTATGGCATTTAACAGTGTTAATCAATGGAACGGGGCAAATCTAATGTGAGCCTCTCTGCACATGTGTGCCATGTGTTAAACCCTGTTGCTTAAAAATGAATCCAGCAATCTGAGGATCTGGATTCTCAATTGTCTTTGAGCTTATTATTTCTGAACTGAGCAGAATGTctattatttttgttcttaataTGCAAGTTCTTCTTGTATGCAAGCACTTATTTCGTTTTTGGTCACAGAGGTGGCacttttttattctctttccAAGTTTCCCCCATCTACCCCCATGAGGCACCTAAGGTCAAATGCAAGACAAAGGTACACAAGCATGTCTTGACCATAACGTGTTCACATTTGAATCATGTTACTAGATACATGGTAATTCATTCTAAAAAATGCTTCCCTTTTGCAGGTGTACCACCCTAACATTGATTTGGAAGGAAATGTTTGCCTCAACATTCTAAGAGAAGATTGGAAACCTGTTCTGAACATAAACACCATTATTTATGGATTGTTTCATCTCTTCACGgtattgatttttctttcactAGTGGTTTTGTGacttggtccatttttaattaCAGTTTGTGATTGTGCATGCAGCAACCCAACTATGAGGATCCTCTCAATCACGATGCAGCAGCTGTTTTGAGGGACAACCCCAAACTGTTCGAGTCCAATGTGAGAAGAGCGATGGCCGGTGGATATGTGGGCCAAACCTTCTTCACACGGTGTATGTAGCTGCATCTTGTATCAAAAAGCATCCATGTGCTTGAAGGGTCAACAGCTGTATATTTGGGTTGTAAGACAAGCGTGCTGTTAGGAGACATATTCTTCAGGACTGTGTGAGGCACACTTGGAATTGTTTCTATGCTTCTGTAATTTATGATGTGTTTGTGAAattggctgggtcatcattattttctctctttgagTGAAACAAGTTGGGGAATGTGGAACttgagactttttttttttatcatgtaTTTGTTTATTTCATCTTTGCAAGCAAGGATATATATTTTACCTCAATGACAAGGGAAATCATGCTTTATCCTGCGACCCATATCTTGGCCATTCATCTCTTTTCAATAAGTTCTCATTCAGTTTCTAATGAACTACTCTGCTGCATTTTTGCTAGTTTCTTTCAGTTGCCAGTTGCCACCACCAATCAGGATTTAAGCTAAGGGGCTACGTGCAAGGGGACTATTCATCTCTCAAGATCGTTATTTCTTTCCAAACCCTGCATCAGTAGGTGATATAAAACGGAAATTTGGTACAACTTTTCCGTTTTTGTTCTGAAAAAGGGGGATTCGGACTCAACTCAAAAGCAgggggatacaacttttaagaaagaagttatTGGAAATTCACGCTTATGTAAACTTGCAATTCGATCAGTTCATCAAATGAATAGCAGCCTAGGAGAGGGAGAGGGGGGGTTCAAATGCAGAGAGAGATGGGATAAGAAACACATTGTGTATTTATAGATCagaagaaaattataaaatcttCTTCCGACTGCAGCTGAACTACCAGTAGAAAAAAAGTGTTACCAAAGAACACCTACCACAATattattaatgaattaatCTTACAGTTATTCAAACATAAGAACTTCaatcatatataaatacaaCACTTACAACAAATAAGGGAAGCAGAAGCTCTAAAAGGGGAGCTATTATAGGTAGTTCAAGCTAGAAAAGTATGGGCCACTCAGTTATCCAAGATGTATTGACAAGTGATATCTGAAGACCGTCTCtatatatagataaataaggaaaaagaaattgaatgaAGATGGACACAATGTTGTTTGAGCAAGTTCTAGTTAAGGCTGTCACCAGATACAGAAGAATGAGGAGGGGCAAACCTTTTGACCATTGCAGCCATGTATTTTCCCTGATGCTCAGCAAGAGCCAGCTCTGTTTCGCTTGGTACCCTG containing:
- the LOC18608142 gene encoding NEDD8-conjugating enzyme Ubc12, coding for MIKLFKVKEKQREIAENANGKAPVKKQSAGELRLHKDISELNLPKTCSISFPNGKDDLMNFEVTIRPDEGYYLGGTFLFSFQVSPIYPHEAPKVKCKTKVYHPNIDLEGNVCLNILREDWKPVLNINTIIYGLFHLFTQPNYEDPLNHDAAAVLRDNPKLFESNVRRAMAGGYVGQTFFTRCM